In Candidatus Paceibacterota bacterium, the genomic stretch CACGATCACGATCAACACCGGCACTGGAGTGCACACGCCCTCCAATTCGGTGACCGTGAATCATGGCAGCAATGTTTCCATTCCGTTCACGCTCGACGCGAACTACACGAACCTCGTGGTCACGGGTGGCAATGGGACCCTCACCGGTCTCACCTATGCCCTCACGAACGTAACGGCTGACCTGACGCTCAATGCTTCGGCAACGGCGCCTGCGAACACTCATACGGTGACCATCAATGCGGGGCCTGGTATCCGCGTTCCGAATACGACAATCACTGTGAACGATGGTTCCACTGTGCAATTTATTTTCACTCTGGACATTGGCTATCGTGATCCCGTTGCGTCCGGGTTGGGGAGCAGTTGCTATTTCCTCTCTATCCGTAACTACAACTGTACTTCTGATCCAATCCATCAAGATGGGCAGATTACGTTGACTGCTACGGTGGATGATCGCTATGCGCTGCAGTACATTCGCTCTAGTGATAATGTGCTGTTCACAAACGAGTTTAACACGAAGCCGATCACCATTGAGGTTCGGGCCGCTGGCGCGAACTTTACGCTCTACGCAGAGTATAACGCTGCCACCTTCGGTACTCTTCCGTATGCCATTGTCAAAGAACAGCTCTACGATGATGGGACGCATGGAGATGTGACCGCGGGTGACGGTGTGTACACAAAAACGTTCACATTGACTCCTCCGGCAGTTACTCGTTTCCATGATCACACCGCAGAGTGGATGCGTCTCGACGTATTTGCTTATGACAGTGGAGGAAACAAGGTCAATTCGATTATCGATATGGCCACGAATATCAATATTGGCGTCATCGACCCCAGTCAAACTGTGGGCAATGCGCTGGTTGCGACAAACGTGTACGCGTCGACGAATTCGGTGAATGTTGTCGTTCCTGGGCTCAGTGATGGGCCGGTAAGCTCAAGTACTATCACGAAGACGCTCTATCAGGTTTATCCTGATGACTTCGACATGGCAGTGCTTGTGTATGTGGGGAATACCCGTGCATTTAACGGCTTCACTGGAAATTGGCCGCACACCGATTTGGTAAAAATTACCGAGACGGGTCTTGGTATCGCACCGCAAGACCTCACTGCTGAATATGGTAGCGCAGGAAAGCTCCAGTCTGTGCTCAGCCTCGATAATGATATCGTGGGTATGTCGTTCATTCATGAGTTCGGACACCGTTGGAGTTTTTTCCTCAACGATGTTCGTCTCAAGCTCACCGATATCAGTGGTGTGCATGTTGCTACTCCCACCACCTTGGTAGGACAGCATACAAGCGGTTATTTCCTTGCTGAGCAGCCGGGAGGTGACTTCCTTGTAACGAGTGCTCCTGACGCTGGTTTCAATCTCGGAAACAAGTTTTCCGACTGGGAGCTTTATTTCATGGGCTTCCGGTCACCCGCAGATGTCGCAGCCGAGCGCTTCGTGCTCAATTCGTCAGTTCCGCAGTCGCCTGGCACGATTGTTCCGCGCGCAAGCACGGATTTGATTCCCGTTATTGGACCGAGCGGTTCGCAGTCACTCGAAGGTATCTATGGTGTTCGCACTCCAGTTGCCTCAGTGAGTCAGCATAACTTCAAGGTGCTCTTTGTGGCGGTCTCTGATCGCCCACTGACTCTTGCGGAAACTTCCATGATTAATCGCGATGCGGTGTATTATGGAAGTCAGATTGAAGGTCGTGATATTCTTTACGACTGGATGCCTGATTTCCGTACGATGCCTACCTTTTGGTCGGCAACGAAGTATCTGGGCCTCCTTGACACGAGCGTTCCCGCTCCGAAATAGTGCAATTTGTATCGTTAGCGCCGGCTTCATGCCGGCGCTTTTTTATACTCAGTTATGCTATACTAGTAGTACGTAACGCCACTCATATGGAGCAATTCTTCAAAACAATCATTATTGGCCCTGTCTCCGCCTTTTTGGCTCAAGTAGCCGATGCGCCAGGAAACTTTGGTATTTGGGTTCTTGTCGTCCTCACCTTGGTGCTCTTCGGTGGACTCACCGTCTATTTTATCGAGCATAAAAAGAAGACAACACGTTATCATGCTCCAAGCGATGATGGGCAAAGGCATGACGATATAATTTAGATTGAAGGAAAAGGGGAATAATGCCGCCCCTTTTTGTTTTGTACGATTATGTATGTTACTATACGGTTATGCAAGAAGAGAATACTCTCTCTGTCTCCTCTGGTACAATCATTCGCGCAATATTGATCGGTGCGAGTTTTTGGGCACTGTGGTTTCTGCGTGACGTCTTCCTTGTTGTGCTTGCTGCAATCGTGCTCGCTTCCGCGGTGGAGCCGGCAATCATAGGACTCGTGCGTCGAGGAATGCCACGCATTCTCGCGCTCGTTACCGTTTACTTTGCTTCGCTCGCGAGCTTGGCGCTGATGCTCTATTTCTTTGTGCCCGCATTTCTTGAAGATGTGAATATTCTTCTGCATGCACTTCCGAAAAATGTGAGCATCGATGCGTTTCTCTTTGGCGCAGACGCGGTAGGGCACACCGCCTTTACAATCGGCGAAGGTGCATCGCTTCTTGATGTGATTGCAAAAAATATTGCCTCAGGTGGGGTTGTTGAGATGTTTACAAAATTCTCCGGAGGTCTTGTTTCCTTTGTGCTTATTCTTGTTCTCTCTTTCTATCTAGCAGCACAAGAGCATGGAATTGAAAGTTTCTTGCGCCTCGTATCTCCTGCGCGAAAGGCAGGATATGTGGTTGGACTTTGGTACCGCTCGCAGACAAAGATTGGCCTTTGGTTCCAAGGACAGATTTATCTCGGACTTATTGTCGGTGCAATCGCATTTGTTGGGTTGCTTGCGCTTGGAGTGAAGTCGGCATTCTTCTTGGCTGTGACTATTATGTTCCTTGAGATTATTCCAGTATTTGGACCCATCCTTGCTGCAATTCCTGCGCTTGCAATCGCATACAGTAGCGGAATATATTTTGTCCCCACAGGTGGTATTGTCGCGGCTTTCAGTGTTGCAATGTTCTATGCGATCTTGCAGCAGGTAGAAAGCCATCTTATTTATCCGCATGTCGTACGAAAGGTTATTGGGATCCCACCAGTTTTGGTTATTCTCTCACTCGCAATTGGCGCGAAGGTCGCAGGGCTCCTCGGACTTTTGCTTGCAGTTCCGGTCATGGCAGTTGCAATGGAATACTTTACTGACCTTGCACGAGAAAAGCGCGTCGAAGAACATATCCAAAGTCGCTTGTCAGAAGAAGCTCAAGAAGTTTCCTAGGCACACTGTACATCATGTACAGTGTGTTTTTGTTCCGCATTAAGGCCGTATATTTCGGAGTACACTTTGATGCTATAATGGTTCAATGAGTTCAAAATTAAAGCCAAAACTGAAAAAATTAGCAAATGGATTGACCGTAGTATTTCTGAAGGAAGTGTCGCAGCGCACCGCGACCGCATTGGTGCTTGTGTCTACGGGAAGTAAGTATGAACAAAAAGAGGAAAATGGTATTGCGCATTTTCTTGAGCACATGTGTTTTAAGGGTACGGAGCGTCGCCCGAATGCAATGATGATCAGTAGTGAACTTGATGGGCTCGGTGCAGAATACAATGCATTTACCGGACACGAGTATACGGGTTATTATGCGAAGGTTGCTTCCGCGCATCTTCCTCGAGCACTCGATATTATCGGAGACATTTATTGTAACCCGCTCCTTACCGAGGAAGACATTGAACGCGAGAAGGGCGTGATTAGTGATGAAATAAATATGTATGAAGATGTGCCGATGCGCAAAATCGGAGACATTTTTATGAAGACACTTTATGGTGATCAACCTGCTGGTTGGAGTATTGCTGGTACAAAGGAGCAGATCGCGAAGTATACTCGCAAGGATATCCTTAAATTCCGCAAGAAGCATTATGTTCCGACAGCAACGACGGTCGTAGTGTCTGGGAATTTTGATGAGGCGCTCGTATTCAAGCAGATCAAGGCACTCTTTGGTGATCTCACTGAAGGGAAAAAGGTAGGAAAAAAGAAAGTGAATGATAAGCAGTCCGCACCTGCGCTCAGTGTGTTCTATAAAGAGTCAGACCAGACGCATATTGTGCTTGGCGTGCGTTCATATCCATTGACGCATCCCTCATTCTACGCGCTCACCGTGCTTTCAGCTATACTTGGTGGAGGTATGTCCTCTAGACTTTTTCATAAGGTACGTATTGAGCTTGGACTTGGATACTATGTTCGTGCATCGAATGATGCCTTTACTGATCATGGCGTGCTTGCAGCTTCAGTCGGAGTCGACAACATGCGTGCACCCGAAGTCGTTCCTGCAATTCTCGAAGAATTTGAGAAGCTTGCGATCGAGCCAGTCGGCAAGGAAGAGATGCAAAAGGCGAAGGATATGCTTGCGGGACGTATGCTGCTCGGTCTTGAGTCCTCCGACGAGCTCGCCGAGTATTATGGTTTCCAGTGGGTACTGCGCAATGAATTTGTTGCTCCGGAGGAGGCTATCCGCCGAATCAATAAAGTAACTGCACAAGAAGTCCAGGAGCTTGCCAAGAAGGTTTTCCTTGAAAACCGGCTTAACATGGCTGTTATTGGGCCATGGAAGAATGACAAGGATTTCCGCTCGCTGCTCAAGTTTAGCTAAAATACCCGAAAGGGTATTTTTCTTATCTTGCGTAATTCTCGTATCGCGGTAACGTAGAAGGAGATGTTCTCATGAGGTGCATCATGTATATGTTTCCTCCGCTCTATTTGAGGCGAAGATATATTCTCGCACTCATCGCTGCGCTCTTGGTCTTCGGTGTACTCGTGCAGAAATATATTGTTCCGCGGATACATAAGTCGCAAACGGGTTATGAACTACCTGCTGATCTTGTTGGGCGAGTCTCCATCGAAAAAGTGAAGTCTCTTGAGCTCATTGTTGGCGAGCCTGTGGTGTCGTCAGAGGATTACAATAAAAAACGTGAGTTCGTACATGCACTGTCCGAGATCGCGCCAACGCTGTGGAAGGTGCGCAAGACATATTATAGAGATATTCCTCAACAAGAGTTTGAGGAAAAGATTCTCGGCTTTGTTGCGCAGCTCGACCCGCACTCATCCTATGAGTCACAGAGCGAAGTGCTTGAGGCGCTCAAGAAGCTGAAGGAAACCGGCGGTGGCCCTGTCCCTGACCTTCTCGAAAATCCAAAGCCCGTACTGAAGATCATTCCAAGCGTCGAAGCAGGGCACTACGGAGTGCTACGCATTGTTGATTTCAATGATCTTGACGGCAAAGGGTTTGCCACTCAGCTGAGCGATGCATGTGACGCAATATGGGCAAGTGCGGCAGATGGAAGAGTTGATGGTGTCGTCATCGACCTCCGTGGTAATCGCGGAGGATATCGCAATAATGCAATTGTGCTCGTTTCGGCATTCATGCCAAAAGTGGGGGAGCATATTCTCACCGAGAAAAGCTACAACACTGCAGGCAAGCAAAAGGTTGAACGTGTACTTTCCGTTCCCGATCCTCTCGGCATGAATTTTGGTCGCCTGCGCGGACTTCCCGTACTTATTCTCGTTGATGCGCGCTCCGCGTCTTGTAGTGAGATTGTCGCAGGAGTGCTGCAGCAGTTTCGCATTGGTGTGGTTGCGAGCCAAGATGTACATACATTTGGAAAAGGTGTCGTACAGACGGAGTCACTGGTCTCGGGTGGAAAGCTCGGACGCCTGCTCCTTACTACGCACGAATATTTCATTGGCCATGATTACCGCGTACATGGATATGGCATCTATCCCGATATTCACCTTACGGGTGGGGAAGAGGGCAATTTGGTTTTCGAAGAAGACCTTGAGAACCCAATTAGGCCAACCGGTGCAGCGCCACGTTTTGTTCCGATGAAAGAGCGAAATCCAGCGCTCGACAAGTCGGCACGAGAAATCCTCAAGGCCCTCAAAATGGGCTATAAATAAGCAGTACAGTGGGCCTCACGGCCCACTTTTTGTTTCGTAATATATGGCTCAACAGCAATATTTCATCTATCTAAAAAAATTGACTTTATGCCACCACTTTGCTATAGTGCCCCCATGGAAAAAGATATGACCATAGACGCTATCGGCGCAGACGAGCGAATCTACGAAGTAGGTTTTCTCATCATTCCGACAGTTAACGAGGATGGGCTTGTAGCACGCGTTGCCGCAATCCGTGAGGCGATCAATTCGATTAATGGTACCGTCATTGCTGAGGGTGCTGCGAAGAAGATCGACCTTGCCTATCCAATGACGAAGGTCGCGCAGAATAAGCGCGCAACTTACTCATCGGCTTACTCAGGCTGGTTCAAGTTCGAGGCAGAGCCAAAGGGAGCAAAGGAGATCGCAACTGTCCTCAAGGCAGATGAAGATGTCCTTCGTTTCTTGCTCATCAAGACTGTCCGCGAGGACACAATGGCACCACGCAAGCTCTTCGAGAAGAAGAAGGAGGGTAAGGATGCTGACGAGGCAGAAGTTGCCCCAGTTGCTACTGAGGCAGAGATCGATGCATCAATCGATAAGCTCATCGCCGAATAAATAAGTGTAGCACTTTGGGCGTACTTGCCCTCACGCTTCGGCATGCGACTCGTTCACCGTAGAACACCTACGGCTCACAAGAGTTCGGATGCCTCCAGCGAGGGCAAT encodes the following:
- a CDS encoding choice-of-anchor X domain-containing protein — translated: PPNPPTLTHTITINLQVAGVHTPQTTVTVNDGSNVTIPFTMDAGWTNFTINGVAASLNYALTNVKTDLTLNASATAPVVTHTITINTGTGVHTPSNSVTVNHGSNVSIPFTLDANYTNLVVTGGNGTLTGLTYALTNVTADLTLNASATAPANTHTVTINAGPGIRVPNTTITVNDGSTVQFIFTLDIGYRDPVASGLGSSCYFLSIRNYNCTSDPIHQDGQITLTATVDDRYALQYIRSSDNVLFTNEFNTKPITIEVRAAGANFTLYAEYNAATFGTLPYAIVKEQLYDDGTHGDVTAGDGVYTKTFTLTPPAVTRFHDHTAEWMRLDVFAYDSGGNKVNSIIDMATNINIGVIDPSQTVGNALVATNVYASTNSVNVVVPGLSDGPVSSSTITKTLYQVYPDDFDMAVLVYVGNTRAFNGFTGNWPHTDLVKITETGLGIAPQDLTAEYGSAGKLQSVLSLDNDIVGMSFIHEFGHRWSFFLNDVRLKLTDISGVHVATPTTLVGQHTSGYFLAEQPGGDFLVTSAPDAGFNLGNKFSDWELYFMGFRSPADVAAERFVLNSSVPQSPGTIVPRASTDLIPVIGPSGSQSLEGIYGVRTPVASVSQHNFKVLFVAVSDRPLTLAETSMINRDAVYYGSQIEGRDILYDWMPDFRTMPTFWSATKYLGLLDTSVPAPK
- a CDS encoding AI-2E family transporter; the protein is MQEENTLSVSSGTIIRAILIGASFWALWFLRDVFLVVLAAIVLASAVEPAIIGLVRRGMPRILALVTVYFASLASLALMLYFFVPAFLEDVNILLHALPKNVSIDAFLFGADAVGHTAFTIGEGASLLDVIAKNIASGGVVEMFTKFSGGLVSFVLILVLSFYLAAQEHGIESFLRLVSPARKAGYVVGLWYRSQTKIGLWFQGQIYLGLIVGAIAFVGLLALGVKSAFFLAVTIMFLEIIPVFGPILAAIPALAIAYSSGIYFVPTGGIVAAFSVAMFYAILQQVESHLIYPHVVRKVIGIPPVLVILSLAIGAKVAGLLGLLLAVPVMAVAMEYFTDLAREKRVEEHIQSRLSEEAQEVS
- a CDS encoding pitrilysin family protein, with the translated sequence MSSKLKPKLKKLANGLTVVFLKEVSQRTATALVLVSTGSKYEQKEENGIAHFLEHMCFKGTERRPNAMMISSELDGLGAEYNAFTGHEYTGYYAKVASAHLPRALDIIGDIYCNPLLTEEDIEREKGVISDEINMYEDVPMRKIGDIFMKTLYGDQPAGWSIAGTKEQIAKYTRKDILKFRKKHYVPTATTVVVSGNFDEALVFKQIKALFGDLTEGKKVGKKKVNDKQSAPALSVFYKESDQTHIVLGVRSYPLTHPSFYALTVLSAILGGGMSSRLFHKVRIELGLGYYVRASNDAFTDHGVLAASVGVDNMRAPEVVPAILEEFEKLAIEPVGKEEMQKAKDMLAGRMLLGLESSDELAEYYGFQWVLRNEFVAPEEAIRRINKVTAQEVQELAKKVFLENRLNMAVIGPWKNDKDFRSLLKFS
- a CDS encoding S41 family peptidase — its product is MFPPLYLRRRYILALIAALLVFGVLVQKYIVPRIHKSQTGYELPADLVGRVSIEKVKSLELIVGEPVVSSEDYNKKREFVHALSEIAPTLWKVRKTYYRDIPQQEFEEKILGFVAQLDPHSSYESQSEVLEALKKLKETGGGPVPDLLENPKPVLKIIPSVEAGHYGVLRIVDFNDLDGKGFATQLSDACDAIWASAADGRVDGVVIDLRGNRGGYRNNAIVLVSAFMPKVGEHILTEKSYNTAGKQKVERVLSVPDPLGMNFGRLRGLPVLILVDARSASCSEIVAGVLQQFRIGVVASQDVHTFGKGVVQTESLVSGGKLGRLLLTTHEYFIGHDYRVHGYGIYPDIHLTGGEEGNLVFEEDLENPIRPTGAAPRFVPMKERNPALDKSAREILKALKMGYK
- a CDS encoding 30S ribosomal protein S6 codes for the protein MEKDMTIDAIGADERIYEVGFLIIPTVNEDGLVARVAAIREAINSINGTVIAEGAAKKIDLAYPMTKVAQNKRATYSSAYSGWFKFEAEPKGAKEIATVLKADEDVLRFLLIKTVREDTMAPRKLFEKKKEGKDADEAEVAPVATEAEIDASIDKLIAE